A region from the Canis lupus dingo isolate Sandy chromosome 9, ASM325472v2, whole genome shotgun sequence genome encodes:
- the SSTR2 gene encoding somatostatin receptor type 2 isoform X2: MDMEYELLNESHTWVSPPFDLDGSVVAANSSNQTEPYYDLTSNAVLTFIYFVVCIIGLCGNTLVIYVILRYAKMKTITNIYILNLAIADELFMLGLPFLAMQVALVHWPFGKAICRVVMTVDGINQFTSIFCLTVMSIDRYLAVVHPIKSAKWRRPRTAKMVNVAVWGVSLLVILPIMIYAGLRSNQWGRSSCTINWPGESGAWYTGFIIYTFILGFLVPLTIICLCYLFIIIKVKSSGIRVGSSKRKKSEKKVTRMVSIVVAVFIFCWLPFYIFNVSSVSVAISPTPALKGMFDFVVVLTYANSCANPILYAFLSDNFKKSFQNVLCLVKA, from the exons ATGGATATGGAGTATGAGCTACTCAATGAGAGCCACACTTGGGTTTCCCCTCCTTTTGACCTCGATGGCTCTGTGGTAGCGGCCAACAGCTCAAACCAGACAGAGCCATACTATGACCTGACCAGCAATGCAGTCCTCACATTCATATATTTTGTGGTCTGCATCATTGGATTGTGTGGCAACACACTTGTCATTTATGTCATCCTCCGCTATGCCAAGATGAAGACCATCACCAACATTTATATCCTCAACCTGGCCATCGCAGATGAGCTCTTCATGCTGGGTCTGCCCTTCCTGGCCATGCAGGTGGCTCTGGTCCACTGGCCCTTTGGCAAGGCCATTTGCCGGGTGGTCATGACTGTGGATGGCATCAATCAGTTCACCAGCATTTTCTGCTTGACGGTCATGAGCATCGATCGATACCTGGCTGTGGTCCACCCCATCAAGTCGGCCAAGTGGAGGAGACCCCGAACGGCCAAGATGGTCAATGTGGCCGTGTGGGGAGTCTCCCTGCTGGTCATCTTGCCTATCATGATATATGCTGGGCTTCGGAGCAACCAATGGGGGAGAAGCAGCTGTACCATCAACTGGCCAGGTGAATCTGGGGCGTGGTACACAGGGTTCATCATCTACACCTTCATCTTGGGGTTCCTGGTGCCCCTCACCATCATTTGTCTTTGCTACCTGTTCATTATCATCAAGGTGAAGTCCTCTGGGATCCGCGTGGGTTCCTCCAAGAGGAAAAAGTCTGAGAAGAAGGTCACCCGGATGGTGTCCATAGTGGTGGCTGTGTTCATTTTCTGCTGGCTTCCCTTCTATATATTCAatgtctcctctgtctctgtggccATCAGTCCCACACCAGCCCTTAAAGGCATGTTCGACTTTGTGGTGGTCCTCACCTATGCCAACAGCTGTGCCAACCCTATCCTGTATGCCTTCTTGTCTGACAACTTCAAGAAGAGCTTCCAGAATGTCCTCTGCTTGGTCAAG GCATGA
- the SSTR2 gene encoding somatostatin receptor type 2 isoform X1, producing MDMEYELLNESHTWVSPPFDLDGSVVAANSSNQTEPYYDLTSNAVLTFIYFVVCIIGLCGNTLVIYVILRYAKMKTITNIYILNLAIADELFMLGLPFLAMQVALVHWPFGKAICRVVMTVDGINQFTSIFCLTVMSIDRYLAVVHPIKSAKWRRPRTAKMVNVAVWGVSLLVILPIMIYAGLRSNQWGRSSCTINWPGESGAWYTGFIIYTFILGFLVPLTIICLCYLFIIIKVKSSGIRVGSSKRKKSEKKVTRMVSIVVAVFIFCWLPFYIFNVSSVSVAISPTPALKGMFDFVVVLTYANSCANPILYAFLSDNFKKSFQNVLCLVKVSGPDDGERSDSKQDKSRLNETTETQRTLLNGDLQTSI from the coding sequence ATGGATATGGAGTATGAGCTACTCAATGAGAGCCACACTTGGGTTTCCCCTCCTTTTGACCTCGATGGCTCTGTGGTAGCGGCCAACAGCTCAAACCAGACAGAGCCATACTATGACCTGACCAGCAATGCAGTCCTCACATTCATATATTTTGTGGTCTGCATCATTGGATTGTGTGGCAACACACTTGTCATTTATGTCATCCTCCGCTATGCCAAGATGAAGACCATCACCAACATTTATATCCTCAACCTGGCCATCGCAGATGAGCTCTTCATGCTGGGTCTGCCCTTCCTGGCCATGCAGGTGGCTCTGGTCCACTGGCCCTTTGGCAAGGCCATTTGCCGGGTGGTCATGACTGTGGATGGCATCAATCAGTTCACCAGCATTTTCTGCTTGACGGTCATGAGCATCGATCGATACCTGGCTGTGGTCCACCCCATCAAGTCGGCCAAGTGGAGGAGACCCCGAACGGCCAAGATGGTCAATGTGGCCGTGTGGGGAGTCTCCCTGCTGGTCATCTTGCCTATCATGATATATGCTGGGCTTCGGAGCAACCAATGGGGGAGAAGCAGCTGTACCATCAACTGGCCAGGTGAATCTGGGGCGTGGTACACAGGGTTCATCATCTACACCTTCATCTTGGGGTTCCTGGTGCCCCTCACCATCATTTGTCTTTGCTACCTGTTCATTATCATCAAGGTGAAGTCCTCTGGGATCCGCGTGGGTTCCTCCAAGAGGAAAAAGTCTGAGAAGAAGGTCACCCGGATGGTGTCCATAGTGGTGGCTGTGTTCATTTTCTGCTGGCTTCCCTTCTATATATTCAatgtctcctctgtctctgtggccATCAGTCCCACACCAGCCCTTAAAGGCATGTTCGACTTTGTGGTGGTCCTCACCTATGCCAACAGCTGTGCCAACCCTATCCTGTATGCCTTCTTGTCTGACAACTTCAAGAAGAGCTTCCAGAATGTCCTCTGCTTGGTCAAGGTGAGCGGCCCAGATGACGGGGAACGGAGTGACAGTAAGCAGGACAAATCCCGGCTGAATGAGACCACGGAGACCCAGAGGACCCTCCTCAATGGAGACCTCCAGACCAGTATCTGA